The following are from one region of the Isoalcanivorax indicus genome:
- a CDS encoding D-alanyl-D-alanine carboxypeptidase family protein — MTRKHLLSARQLLTLLCCLLPTLATVSAQATLVPRPPQVEASGYILMDAASGQVIVEHNADEALPPASLTKIMTDYIAAREIAHGNLRMDDKVTISVKAWRMGGSRMFVREGTQVSVEDLIKGIIIQSGNDAAVAIAEHIAGSESAFADLMNQHARRLGMTNSYFTNATGWPDEAMYTSARDMAILARALINDYPENYELYREKSFTYNNITQQNRNLLLWRDPSVDGIKTGHTEAAGYCLVSSAERDGMRLIAVVMGTSSEQARARETQKLLTYGFRFFETYEAYAAGEVLMPARVWMGKQSEVNLGLADDMTLTIPRGAHDRLDASMSLRSDLRAPVAAGQQVGTVTISLDDEVLLEQPLVALADVERAGIFRRLWHHLVLFFKGLF; from the coding sequence ATGACCCGCAAACATCTGCTCTCCGCCCGCCAGCTGCTGACCCTGCTGTGCTGCCTGCTGCCCACGCTGGCCACCGTCAGCGCACAGGCCACGCTGGTCCCGCGCCCCCCCCAGGTCGAGGCCTCCGGCTACATCCTGATGGACGCCGCCAGCGGTCAGGTGATCGTCGAACACAACGCCGACGAAGCCCTGCCCCCGGCCAGCCTGACCAAGATCATGACCGACTACATCGCTGCGCGGGAGATTGCCCACGGCAACCTGCGCATGGATGACAAGGTCACCATCAGCGTCAAGGCCTGGCGTATGGGCGGCTCGCGCATGTTCGTGCGTGAGGGCACCCAGGTGAGTGTCGAGGACCTGATCAAGGGCATCATCATCCAGTCCGGCAACGATGCCGCCGTGGCCATCGCCGAGCACATCGCGGGCAGCGAGTCCGCCTTTGCCGACCTGATGAACCAGCATGCGCGGCGTCTGGGCATGACCAACAGCTACTTCACCAACGCCACCGGCTGGCCGGATGAAGCCATGTACACCAGCGCCCGGGACATGGCCATCCTGGCCCGCGCCCTGATCAACGACTACCCGGAGAACTATGAGCTGTACCGGGAAAAGTCCTTTACCTACAACAACATCACCCAGCAGAACCGCAATCTGCTGCTGTGGCGCGACCCGAGCGTGGACGGCATCAAGACGGGCCACACCGAAGCCGCTGGCTACTGCCTGGTGTCCTCGGCGGAGCGCGATGGCATGCGCCTGATTGCCGTGGTCATGGGTACCAGTTCGGAACAGGCCCGGGCACGGGAGACCCAGAAACTGCTGACCTATGGCTTCCGCTTCTTCGAGACCTATGAAGCCTATGCAGCGGGCGAGGTGCTGATGCCCGCGCGTGTCTGGATGGGCAAGCAGAGCGAGGTCAATCTGGGCCTGGCCGACGACATGACGCTGACCATACCGCGCGGCGCCCACGACCGTCTGGATGCGTCCATGTCCCTGCGCAGCGACCTGCGTGCGCCCGTCGCGGCAGGCCAGCAGGTGGGCACCGTGACCATCAGCCTGGATGACGAGGTGCTGCTGGAACAGCCGCTTGTGGCACTGGCCGACGTCGAGCGCGCCGGTATCTTCCGGCGTCTGTGGCACCACCTGGTGCTGTTCTTCAAGGGCCT
- a CDS encoding septal ring lytic transglycosylase RlpA family protein, with protein MSRSVIAASALVLFLLTACATQPPEPAPPAQPVTPGSDRYSQEHDTAPDKRPDVTTIPQPEPRDEPRSRYGNHSPYTVFGETYHVMESAEGYTAEGIASWYGTKFHGHRTSSGEPYDMYQFTAAHRYLPLPTFARVTSLENGKSVIVRINDRGPFHPDREIDLSWAAASKLGIEQAGTGRVRVEVITPENSRPQQASATRAGGSNQPAMRAAASSPPPPAELYLQIGAFRQSETAQSLVNRLLGEFAWPVAIRPGNIQGNPAYRVWVGPFATENDRERAHGQLNSAGYGEAVRVMP; from the coding sequence ATGTCCCGTTCCGTCATTGCGGCCTCTGCTCTGGTGCTGTTCCTGCTGACCGCCTGCGCCACCCAGCCGCCGGAACCGGCACCACCGGCCCAGCCGGTCACTCCGGGCAGTGACCGCTACAGTCAGGAGCACGATACGGCACCGGACAAGCGGCCGGACGTCACCACCATCCCGCAGCCGGAGCCGCGCGACGAGCCGCGCAGCCGCTACGGCAACCATTCGCCCTACACGGTGTTTGGCGAGACCTATCATGTGATGGAGAGCGCCGAAGGCTACACCGCCGAGGGCATTGCCTCCTGGTACGGCACCAAGTTCCACGGCCATCGCACCTCCAGCGGCGAACCCTATGACATGTACCAGTTCACCGCCGCACACCGTTATCTGCCGCTGCCCACCTTCGCCCGGGTCACCAGCCTGGAGAACGGCAAGTCGGTGATCGTGCGCATCAATGATCGCGGCCCCTTCCACCCCGACCGGGAAATCGACCTGTCCTGGGCCGCCGCCAGCAAGCTGGGCATCGAACAGGCGGGCACCGGCCGCGTACGGGTCGAGGTCATCACACCGGAAAACAGCCGCCCGCAGCAGGCCAGTGCCACCCGCGCCGGGGGCAGCAATCAGCCGGCCATGCGGGCCGCCGCCAGCAGCCCGCCGCCGCCGGCGGAGCTGTATCTGCAGATCGGCGCCTTCCGTCAGTCCGAAACCGCCCAAAGCCTGGTCAACCGCCTGCTCGGCGAGTTCGCCTGGCCCGTGGCGATTCGGCCCGGCAACATCCAGGGCAATCCGGCCTATCGCGTATGGGTAGGCCCGTTTGCCACCGAGAATGACCGCGAGCGGGCCCACGGCCAGCTCAATAGCGCAGGCTATGGCGAGGCGGTGCGGGTCATGCCCTGA
- the mltB gene encoding lytic murein transglycosylase B — MRQHLRSPVIACLVALLALPLAAQADERVNYATRSDGQALIRELADEGLDVARIREVLASAERQPAILEAIARPAERVLTWGDYRQIFIRDTRIDQGIEFWTEHRDLLARAEEQYGVPAEIIVAIIGVETSYGRNKGNWRVVDALATLGFDYPPRADFFRRELAHLFRLEKEAGIDAATVRGSYAGAMGMPQFISSSYRAYAVDFDGDGKIDLIDNVADVVGSVANYFSAHRWRTGEPVAARARLAGNADTSLFGTEYRLRDLTLEKAAAAGITPVSCNDAERYCFDLPGSTRVAALGLEGHPGDEYWLTGHNFYVITRYNHSHLYAMAVFQLSQILAERMQAIP; from the coding sequence ATGCGCCAACACCTGCGGTCGCCCGTGATTGCCTGCCTTGTTGCCTTGCTGGCCCTGCCGCTGGCCGCGCAGGCGGATGAACGCGTCAACTACGCCACCCGCAGCGATGGCCAGGCGCTGATCCGCGAACTGGCGGACGAAGGCCTGGACGTGGCGCGTATCCGTGAGGTCCTGGCGTCGGCGGAGCGCCAGCCGGCCATTCTCGAAGCCATTGCGCGGCCCGCAGAGAGGGTGCTGACCTGGGGCGACTACCGGCAAATCTTTATTCGCGATACGCGTATCGACCAGGGCATCGAGTTCTGGACCGAGCATCGTGATCTGCTGGCCAGGGCGGAAGAGCAATACGGTGTGCCGGCAGAGATCATCGTCGCCATTATTGGCGTGGAAACCAGTTACGGCCGTAACAAGGGCAACTGGCGTGTCGTCGATGCGCTGGCCACGCTCGGCTTCGATTACCCCCCACGGGCGGATTTTTTCCGGCGCGAACTGGCGCATCTGTTCCGGCTGGAAAAAGAGGCTGGCATTGACGCGGCCACGGTACGCGGTTCCTACGCCGGTGCCATGGGCATGCCGCAATTCATTTCTTCCAGCTACCGCGCCTACGCGGTGGATTTTGATGGCGACGGCAAGATTGATCTGATCGACAACGTGGCCGATGTGGTGGGCAGTGTCGCCAACTATTTCAGCGCCCACCGCTGGCGCACCGGCGAGCCAGTGGCCGCCCGGGCCCGGCTGGCCGGGAACGCCGACACCTCCCTGTTCGGCACCGAGTACCGGCTCCGTGATCTGACCCTGGAGAAGGCAGCCGCCGCCGGCATCACCCCGGTGTCCTGTAATGATGCCGAACGCTACTGTTTCGACCTGCCCGGCAGCACGCGGGTGGCCGCACTGGGCCTGGAGGGCCATCCGGGGGACGAATACTGGCTCACCGGCCATAACTTCTATGTCATCACCCGGTACAATCACAGCCATCTGTACGCGATGGCCGTGTTCCAACTGAGCCAGATCCTGGCGGAACGGATGCAGGCCATCCCCTGA
- the rodA gene encoding rod shape-determining protein RodA, with the protein MNTEFLRQMPSSRSFAGSGNGLLWRLHLDSPLLAALLVLCGAGLLVLYSAGDGNPDLVVRQAIRLGGGFMALLILAQVPPRTYRFWAPAVYAGGLFLLVLVLFIGTEAKGAQRWLTVPGVGSFQPAEIMKLAVPAMVAWYFSERSLPARFRDVLLVLLITLVPVLLIARQPDLGTSLLVAAAGLLVLFVAGLSWRLILAALSLLAIAAPLMYFFVLHPYQRRRVDTFFNPEADPLGAGWNIIQSKTAIGSGGISGKGWLNGTQSRLDFLPESSTDFILAVLAEEGGLIGVLMLLGLYLAVIGRGLFISWQAQETFSRLLASSLALTFFIYVFVNIGMVSGLLPVVGVPLPLISYGGTSIVTLLAGFGILMSIHTHRKLMSHH; encoded by the coding sequence ATGAACACCGAATTCTTGCGGCAGATGCCGAGCAGTCGCAGCTTTGCGGGCAGTGGCAACGGCCTGCTCTGGCGCCTGCATCTGGATTCCCCGCTGCTGGCCGCATTGCTGGTGCTGTGCGGCGCCGGTCTGCTGGTGCTGTACAGCGCGGGCGACGGCAACCCCGATCTGGTGGTACGCCAGGCCATCCGTCTGGGCGGCGGTTTCATGGCGCTGCTGATTCTGGCTCAGGTACCGCCGCGCACCTACCGGTTCTGGGCCCCGGCCGTCTATGCCGGCGGGCTGTTCCTGCTGGTGCTGGTGCTGTTTATCGGCACCGAGGCCAAAGGCGCCCAGCGCTGGCTGACCGTGCCGGGGGTCGGCAGCTTCCAGCCCGCCGAGATCATGAAGCTGGCGGTACCTGCCATGGTGGCCTGGTACTTCAGTGAACGCAGCCTGCCCGCGCGTTTCCGCGATGTGCTGCTGGTGCTGTTGATCACTCTGGTGCCGGTGCTGCTGATTGCCCGGCAACCGGATCTGGGCACCTCGCTGCTGGTGGCGGCGGCGGGGCTGCTGGTGCTGTTTGTGGCCGGTCTGTCCTGGCGGCTGATCCTGGCGGCCCTCAGTCTGCTGGCGATCGCGGCGCCGCTGATGTATTTCTTTGTGCTGCACCCGTACCAGCGGCGCCGGGTGGACACCTTCTTCAATCCCGAGGCCGATCCGCTGGGTGCAGGCTGGAACATCATCCAGTCGAAAACCGCCATCGGCTCCGGCGGCATCAGTGGCAAGGGCTGGCTCAACGGCACCCAGTCACGCCTGGATTTTCTGCCGGAATCCTCCACCGATTTCATTCTTGCGGTGCTGGCCGAAGAGGGTGGCCTGATTGGCGTGCTGATGCTGCTGGGGCTGTATCTGGCCGTTATCGGTCGCGGTCTGTTCATCAGTTGGCAAGCGCAGGAAACTTTCAGCCGCCTTCTGGCGTCTTCTCTGGCACTGACTTTCTTCATTTACGTGTTCGTGAATATCGGCATGGTCTCCGGCCTGCTGCCTGTGGTGGGTGTGCCGCTGCCCCTGATCAGCTATGGCGGCACCTCCATCGTCACGTTGCTGGCGGGCTTTGGTATTCTGATGTCGATTCACACACACCGAAAACTGATGAGCCACCATTGA
- the mrdA gene encoding penicillin-binding protein 2 has translation MTFRDHHNEGRIFSTRLLWSAVIVLALMGVLAGRMFWLQAIQHDRYTTLSDKNRVQTQAIAPPRGLIYDRRGELLADNQPDFSLALIVEQVPNINDTLALVAEKVALEEADIERFWRRVRSPRRPWEPVPLRARLTEEEIARVAVIQHELPGVRIDANPIRHYPYDELFSHVLGYVNRINAEDLERMTPDEQANYSGTHFYGRLGVERHYERLLHGRVGFRKVETNARGRILEVLEQIPPLPGEDVHLHLDIRVQQAAWDALGERRGAVVAMDPRDGGILAFVSRPGFDPNLFVTGISHRNYSEYRDDLDRPLFNRALQGQYPPGSTLKPIAGLAGLDAGVTDWQRTMWDPGYYRLEGQTRVFRDWRRQGHGWVDMHKSIVESCDTYFYDMGFKLGIDRMHDFMVRFGLGDRTGIDLPGESRGIMPSRAWKRAVRGEPWFHGDTINASIGQGYMLTSPLQLAVSTAVFARRGEPVVPRVAQLHPPASPIEPALTPDSRHWDRMTAAMVDVVHGARGTARAMGQGAKYRIAAKTGTAQVFSLGKDEEYNAEEIAERLRDHALIVGFAPADNPAIAVAVLVENGGSGGSSAGPVARQVMDAWLLNRAGELEIPPVAVPGAVPALMADNR, from the coding sequence ATGACATTCAGGGACCACCACAACGAGGGGCGTATCTTCTCGACGCGCCTGCTGTGGTCTGCCGTCATCGTGCTGGCGCTGATGGGGGTGTTGGCGGGGCGGATGTTCTGGTTGCAGGCCATTCAGCATGACCGCTACACCACCCTGTCGGACAAGAATCGGGTGCAGACCCAGGCGATTGCGCCGCCGCGCGGGCTGATCTACGACCGCCGTGGCGAGCTGCTGGCAGACAATCAGCCTGACTTTTCTCTGGCGCTGATCGTCGAGCAGGTGCCGAATATCAATGACACCCTGGCGCTGGTGGCAGAGAAGGTGGCGCTGGAGGAGGCGGATATCGAGCGGTTCTGGCGGCGGGTGCGCAGCCCGCGTCGTCCGTGGGAGCCGGTGCCGCTGCGCGCGCGCCTGACGGAGGAAGAAATTGCCCGCGTCGCCGTGATCCAGCATGAGCTGCCGGGTGTGCGCATCGATGCCAACCCGATCCGCCATTACCCCTATGACGAGCTGTTCTCCCATGTCCTGGGCTATGTGAATCGCATCAATGCCGAAGACCTGGAGCGCATGACGCCCGATGAGCAGGCCAACTACAGCGGCACGCATTTCTACGGGCGCCTGGGTGTAGAGCGACACTATGAACGGCTGCTGCACGGCCGGGTGGGCTTCCGCAAGGTGGAAACCAATGCGCGGGGGCGAATACTGGAGGTGCTCGAGCAGATTCCGCCGCTGCCGGGTGAGGACGTTCACCTGCATCTGGATATCCGGGTCCAGCAGGCCGCCTGGGATGCGCTGGGCGAGCGCCGGGGCGCCGTGGTGGCCATGGATCCCCGCGATGGCGGCATACTGGCCTTTGTCAGCCGCCCGGGCTTTGATCCCAATCTGTTTGTGACCGGCATTTCACACCGCAACTATTCCGAATACCGGGACGATCTGGACCGGCCGCTGTTCAACCGGGCCTTGCAGGGGCAGTATCCCCCCGGATCCACCCTCAAGCCCATCGCGGGCCTGGCGGGGCTGGATGCCGGGGTGACCGACTGGCAGCGCACCATGTGGGACCCGGGCTATTACCGTCTGGAAGGCCAGACCCGGGTGTTCCGTGACTGGCGCCGCCAGGGTCACGGCTGGGTGGACATGCACAAGTCCATCGTCGAATCCTGTGATACCTACTTCTATGACATGGGCTTCAAGCTCGGCATCGACCGCATGCATGACTTCATGGTGCGCTTCGGGCTGGGCGACCGCACCGGTATAGATCTGCCCGGTGAATCGCGGGGCATCATGCCGTCGCGGGCCTGGAAGCGCGCGGTACGCGGTGAACCCTGGTTCCACGGCGATACCATCAACGCCAGCATCGGCCAGGGTTACATGCTTACATCGCCCTTGCAGTTGGCGGTGTCCACCGCCGTCTTCGCCCGTCGCGGCGAGCCGGTGGTGCCTCGGGTCGCCCAGCTGCACCCGCCGGCCTCGCCCATCGAACCGGCACTGACACCGGACAGCCGTCACTGGGACCGGATGACCGCCGCCATGGTGGATGTGGTACACGGCGCCCGGGGTACGGCCCGTGCCATGGGCCAGGGCGCGAAATACCGGATCGCCGCCAAGACCGGCACGGCCCAGGTGTTCTCCCTGGGCAAGGACGAGGAATACAACGCCGAGGAAATCGCCGAGCGGCTGCGCGATCATGCCCTGATCGTCGGTTTTGCGCCCGCCGACAACCCGGCCATTGCCGTGGCGGTACTGGTGGAAAATGGCGGCAGCGGTGGCTCTTCGGCGGGGCCTGTGGCGCGTCAGGTCATGGATGCCTGGCTGCTCAACCGGGCCGGTGAGCTGGAGATTCCTCCGGTGGCCGTCCCCGGCGCCGTGCCTGCACTGATGGCTGACAACCGATGA
- the rlmH gene encoding 23S rRNA (pseudouridine(1915)-N(3))-methyltransferase RlmH → MRVHLLALGTRMPDWVQAGTDEYSKRLAGDIRLEIEEIPLPKRGSTPVPTLIRQEAELLRKRMARYPGARSVALEVTGRRLTTEKLATELGHLRDLGQDLILLVGGPDGLCPELSAGCDLRWSLSDLTLPHPLVRILLAEQVYRAWSILAGHPYHRG, encoded by the coding sequence ATGCGGGTCCACCTGCTGGCCCTGGGTACCCGCATGCCAGACTGGGTGCAAGCGGGCACCGACGAGTACAGCAAGCGACTGGCCGGTGATATCCGCCTGGAAATTGAGGAAATTCCCCTGCCGAAACGCGGCAGCACCCCGGTACCCACCCTGATCCGCCAGGAAGCCGAGCTGCTGCGCAAACGCATGGCCCGGTACCCCGGCGCCCGCAGTGTCGCCCTGGAAGTCACCGGGCGCCGCCTGACCACGGAAAAACTCGCCACCGAACTGGGCCACCTGCGCGACCTGGGCCAGGACCTGATCCTGCTGGTCGGCGGCCCCGACGGCCTGTGCCCGGAACTGTCCGCCGGCTGCGACCTGCGCTGGTCGCTGTCCGACCTCACCCTGCCCCACCCGCTGGTACGGATTCTGCTGGCGGAGCAGGTCTATCGGGCGTGGAGTATTCTGGCGGGGCATCCGTATCATCGGGGGTGA
- the rsfS gene encoding ribosome silencing factor yields MTANTPDILNIALEALDELKARNVTDLDVRELTSIADHMVIATGTSSRHVKALANNVVEQAKAAGVMPVGTEGQQNAEWILVDLGDVIVHVMQPATREFYDLERLWRKPDARPDGIARESRDGDSE; encoded by the coding sequence ATGACCGCGAACACACCCGATATCCTGAACATCGCCCTTGAGGCCCTCGACGAACTGAAGGCCCGCAACGTCACGGACCTGGACGTGCGCGAACTCACCAGCATCGCCGACCACATGGTGATTGCCACCGGCACCTCCAGCCGCCACGTCAAGGCGCTGGCCAACAACGTGGTCGAGCAGGCCAAGGCAGCAGGCGTCATGCCCGTGGGCACCGAAGGCCAGCAGAATGCCGAGTGGATTCTGGTGGATCTGGGCGATGTCATTGTCCATGTGATGCAGCCCGCCACCCGCGAGTTCTATGACCTGGAACGCCTCTGGCGCAAACCTGACGCCCGCCCGGACGGCATCGCCCGCGAAAGCCGCGACGGCGATAGCGAATAA
- the nadD gene encoding nicotinate-nucleotide adenylyltransferase, translated as MTPLVLFGGTFDPVHRAHINGARAVARALHAPVHLLPNAVPPHRPQPGANGTHRLAMLEAAVARYPELIADDWELRQSGPSYSLHTLEHFRTLAGPRPLVLLIGADSLAGLHTWHRWQDYPTLCHLAVLPRPEAGEADPAVLQAFPQGDAATLCQLPAGRRLMLKRPFLNVSASAVRDALARNGHCPALSSDVEAYIQRHHLYNVPNTSKPPTRPGTA; from the coding sequence GTGACGCCGCTGGTGCTGTTCGGTGGCACCTTTGATCCAGTGCACCGGGCACATATCAACGGCGCCCGAGCGGTCGCGCGGGCGCTGCATGCCCCGGTGCACCTGCTGCCCAATGCAGTGCCCCCGCACCGACCACAACCTGGCGCCAACGGCACCCATCGGCTGGCCATGCTCGAAGCCGCCGTGGCCCGCTACCCCGAACTGATCGCCGATGACTGGGAGTTGCGCCAGAGCGGCCCGTCCTACAGCCTGCATACGCTGGAACACTTTCGCACGCTGGCCGGTCCGCGCCCACTGGTGCTGCTGATCGGCGCCGACAGCCTGGCCGGACTGCACACCTGGCACCGCTGGCAGGATTACCCCACCCTGTGCCACCTGGCCGTCTTGCCGCGCCCGGAGGCCGGCGAGGCCGACCCCGCGGTGCTTCAGGCCTTTCCGCAAGGCGATGCCGCCACCCTGTGCCAGCTACCAGCCGGGCGGCGCCTGATGCTCAAGCGCCCGTTCCTCAATGTCTCGGCCAGCGCCGTACGCGACGCCCTGGCGCGCAACGGGCATTGCCCCGCCCTGAGCAGCGACGTAGAGGCATATATCCAGCGCCATCACCTGTATAATGTGCCGAACACTTCCAAGCCCCCAACCAGACCAGGGACCGCATGA
- a CDS encoding glutamate-5-semialdehyde dehydrogenase: MNIEQYMQDLGQRARAASRLMARADAGAKNAALLGIAAALREQREAILAANREDMAAGRENGLDAALLDRLELTPARFEAMIEGLSQVAALPDPVGGITDLNYRPTGIQVGRMRVPLGVIGIIYESRPNVTIDAAALCLKSGNAAILRGGSEAIRANQAIAACVRAGLASAGLPEDAVQVIETTDRAAVGELITHPEYVDVIVPRGGKGLIERISRDARVPVIKHLDGNCHVYIDDQADEDKALRVAINAKTHRYGTCNTMETLLVAEGIAERILPPLAAAYAEAGVELRGCERARALISDMKQAVDADWYEEYLAPVLAVKVVSGLDEAIEHINHYSSAHTESIITENYTRARRFLAEVDSSSVMVNASTRFADGFEYGLGAEIGISTDKLHARGPVGLEGLTSEKWVVLGDGHIRQ; the protein is encoded by the coding sequence ATGAACATAGAGCAGTACATGCAGGACCTGGGCCAGCGCGCCCGGGCCGCATCGCGCCTGATGGCGCGGGCTGACGCCGGCGCCAAGAATGCGGCCCTGCTGGGGATCGCAGCGGCCCTGCGCGAGCAGCGCGAGGCCATTCTGGCCGCCAACCGGGAAGACATGGCCGCCGGCCGCGAGAACGGCCTGGACGCGGCCTTGCTGGACCGTCTGGAACTGACCCCGGCGCGCTTCGAGGCCATGATCGAAGGCCTGTCCCAGGTCGCGGCCCTGCCGGACCCGGTGGGCGGCATCACCGATCTGAACTATCGCCCGACAGGCATCCAGGTGGGTCGCATGCGCGTGCCCCTGGGGGTCATCGGCATCATCTATGAGTCGCGCCCGAACGTGACCATCGACGCGGCGGCGCTGTGCCTGAAATCCGGCAATGCGGCCATCCTGCGCGGCGGCTCCGAGGCGATTCGGGCCAATCAGGCCATTGCCGCCTGCGTGCGCGCCGGGCTGGCCTCAGCCGGGTTGCCGGAAGATGCCGTGCAGGTGATCGAGACCACCGACCGCGCGGCCGTGGGCGAGCTGATTACCCACCCCGAATACGTGGACGTGATCGTGCCGCGTGGCGGCAAGGGCCTGATCGAGCGTATCAGCCGGGATGCCCGGGTGCCGGTGATCAAGCATCTGGACGGCAACTGCCACGTCTACATCGACGACCAGGCTGACGAGGACAAGGCCCTGCGCGTGGCGATCAACGCCAAGACGCACCGCTACGGCACCTGCAACACCATGGAAACCCTGCTGGTAGCCGAAGGCATTGCCGAACGCATCCTGCCGCCCCTGGCGGCCGCCTACGCCGAGGCTGGCGTGGAACTGCGCGGCTGCGAGCGTGCCCGCGCCCTCATCAGCGACATGAAGCAGGCCGTGGACGCCGACTGGTATGAGGAGTATCTGGCCCCGGTGCTGGCCGTGAAAGTGGTCAGCGGGCTGGACGAAGCGATTGAGCATATCAATCACTACAGCTCCGCCCATACAGAAAGCATTATCACCGAGAACTACACCCGCGCCCGCCGTTTCCTGGCGGAGGTGGATTCCAGCTCGGTGATGGTCAATGCCTCTACCCGTTTCGCCGACGGCTTCGAGTATGGCCTGGGCGCCGAGATCGGCATTTCCACCGACAAGCTGCACGCCCGTGGCCCGGTGGGTCTGGAAGGGCTGACCAGCGAGAAGTGGGTGGTGCTCGGCGACGGACACATCCGCCAGTGA
- a CDS encoding alpha/beta fold hydrolase, whose translation MLIDYQEYNRQAIKAVPRHFWVGQWRVDYLPFASPENAHKPPLVVIGGAFQNFTSYKYCVERIYEDFPVILVDLPSLGSNDQVAPQLGMEDLADLLHEFVAHMGLETVHLMGLSLGSAIASTFAYKYPTLTGKMIVAGIVVRPRKSWRMLVEESVRVLDEGRMDEFSQAVVLYLVNYHRIKETGITPTARRLFYRQMKALSENERERYKINGRRLLTVEGLLGYPECETLVTTGEYDSFTLPWENAHFASKCPNATFALIKGADHLPQLEKREVSLELFSSFLRGDSLEKVDGVDVLPRGTYDQLERRRSERLLPCNSRGRVTSESRIGDQFRFDQDVKVVDINFFGCLLKLERPGFSTAEHARDCTLHLASPDLQLELLVFDYDDNGYLRCLFKHGNIAQAERFSELLQDRSYFIEPKGEPAKVHKIYG comes from the coding sequence ATGCTCATCGATTATCAGGAATACAACCGGCAGGCCATCAAGGCCGTGCCGCGGCACTTCTGGGTGGGTCAGTGGCGTGTAGACTATCTGCCGTTTGCCAGCCCCGAGAATGCGCACAAGCCGCCGCTGGTGGTCATTGGCGGTGCCTTCCAGAATTTCACCTCGTACAAGTATTGCGTCGAGCGCATCTACGAAGATTTCCCCGTGATCCTGGTGGATCTGCCCTCGCTGGGCAGCAACGACCAGGTGGCCCCGCAACTGGGCATGGAAGATCTGGCCGACCTGCTGCATGAATTTGTCGCGCACATGGGGCTGGAAACGGTACACCTGATGGGCCTGTCGCTGGGGTCGGCCATCGCCAGCACCTTTGCCTACAAGTATCCCACCCTGACCGGCAAGATGATCGTGGCGGGCATCGTGGTACGGCCGCGCAAGAGCTGGCGCATGCTGGTGGAAGAATCCGTGCGCGTGCTGGATGAAGGGCGCATGGATGAATTCTCCCAGGCCGTGGTCCTGTATCTGGTGAACTATCACCGCATCAAGGAAACCGGCATCACGCCCACCGCCCGCCGCCTGTTCTACCGGCAGATGAAAGCGCTGAGCGAGAACGAGCGCGAGCGTTACAAGATCAATGGCCGCCGCCTGCTGACCGTGGAAGGCCTGCTCGGCTACCCGGAGTGCGAAACCCTGGTGACCACCGGCGAATACGACAGCTTTACCCTGCCGTGGGAAAACGCCCATTTCGCCAGCAAATGCCCGAATGCCACCTTCGCCCTGATCAAGGGCGCCGACCACCTGCCGCAGCTGGAAAAACGCGAAGTGTCGCTGGAGCTGTTTTCCAGCTTCCTGCGCGGTGACTCCCTGGAAAAGGTCGACGGCGTGGACGTATTGCCGCGCGGCACCTACGACCAGCTGGAGCGGCGCCGCAGCGAACGCCTGCTGCCCTGCAACAGTCGTGGCCGCGTCACCAGCGAATCCCGCATCGGCGACCAGTTCCGTTTCGATCAGGACGTCAAGGTGGTGGATATCAACTTCTTTGGCTGCCTGCTGAAACTCGAACGTCCCGGTTTCTCCACTGCCGAGCACGCCCGTGATTGCACCCTGCATCTGGCGTCACCGGATCTGCAACTGGAGCTGCTGGTGTTCGATTACGACGACAACGGTTACCTGCGTTGCCTGTTCAAGCACGGCAACATCGCCCAGGCAGAACGTTTCTCGGAATTGCTGCAGGACCGCAGCTACTTTATCGAACCGAAAGGCGAGCCGGCTAAAGTCCACAAGATTTACGGATAG